A genomic segment from Lytechinus variegatus isolate NC3 chromosome 10, Lvar_3.0, whole genome shotgun sequence encodes:
- the LOC121423275 gene encoding uncharacterized protein LOC121423275 has translation MMASLIRRSAPCLLGRKTRVSGPWSAAPTWPAGADVTLGGHSSRVHSSSKRLNVDRVSTISKFLLFNNDIIMCNRQLLCRDPRVRGLKFIYSQEFSSSSNEKSGITEKELKREIDDLTDKFMETRELLEDAMEAKGTVYFNDDLKDAKEAVQETLSQFEDLMVKLSEEQERNVRRTIGLKMEELRAQEAMIDESLKD, from the exons ATGATGGCCTCCTTGATCCGCCGGTCGGCCCCGTGTTTGCTCGGGAGGAAAACGCGAGTTTCCGGTCCGTGGTCTGCGGCGCCAACGTGGCCAGCGGGCGCGGATGTAACGTTAGGTGGCCATTCATCACGGGTTCACAGCAGCAGCAAACGGCTGAATGTGGACAGGGTGtcaactatttcaaagtttctaCTCTTCAACAATGACATCATCATGTGCAACAGACAATTATTATGCAGGGATCCCAGGGTCAGAGGacttaaatttatttattcccAAGAATTTTCTTCAAGTTCAAATGAGAAGTCAGGAATAACTGAAAAGgaattaaaaagagaaattgaCGATTTGACTGACAAATTTATGGAGACAAGAGAACTCTTGGAAGATGCT ATGGAGGCCAAAGGCACAGTCTACTTCAATGATGATCTCAAAGATGCCAAGGAGGCTGTTCAAGAAACGCTGTCTCAGTTTGAGGATCTGATGGTGAAACTGAGCGAGGAGCAAGAGAGAAATGTGAGAAGAACTATTGGACTCAAGATGGAGGAGCTCCGAGCACAAGAGGCAATGATTGATGAGAGTTTGAAAGATTGA